One genomic window of uncultured delta proteobacterium includes the following:
- the asd gene encoding Aspartate-semialdehyde dehydrogenase: protein MSARDVVVAVAGATGAVGREMLKTLEQRDFPASKVIPLASSRSAGKRVPFKGDELVVQELTENSFEGVDIAIFSAGGGTSQTFAPHAVKSGCVVVDNSSAWRMDDRCPLVVPEVNPQALEKHNGIIANPNCSTIQMVVALQPIHEAATIKRVVVSTYQAVSGTGQKGIEELEKQVRQLFNMQDPEVSVYPYQIAFNCLPHIDVFLDNDYTKEEMKMVHETVKIMGDPNIKVTATTVRVPVFYGHSESVNIETEKKLTAKEARVILARAPGVKVLDNPKEKIYPLALDAAGEDEVFVGRIREDESIANGLNMWVVADNIRKGAALNAVQIAEVLVQKNLLTVKDRNLFL from the coding sequence ATGAGCGCGAGAGACGTTGTAGTTGCCGTTGCCGGCGCCACGGGCGCCGTGGGCCGTGAAATGCTGAAGACACTGGAACAGCGGGATTTTCCGGCTTCCAAGGTCATTCCCCTGGCGTCGAGCCGGTCCGCCGGCAAGCGCGTGCCGTTCAAGGGCGACGAGCTTGTGGTGCAGGAACTGACGGAAAATTCTTTCGAAGGGGTTGATATCGCGATTTTTTCCGCCGGCGGCGGCACTTCCCAGACGTTTGCCCCGCATGCGGTGAAATCCGGCTGCGTGGTGGTGGATAACTCCTCCGCCTGGCGCATGGACGACCGCTGCCCCCTGGTGGTGCCGGAAGTGAATCCCCAGGCCCTTGAAAAGCACAACGGCATCATTGCCAACCCCAACTGCTCCACCATCCAGATGGTGGTGGCCCTGCAGCCCATCCACGAAGCCGCGACAATCAAGCGCGTGGTCGTTTCCACGTACCAGGCCGTTTCCGGTACGGGCCAGAAGGGCATTGAGGAACTGGAAAAGCAGGTGCGCCAACTCTTCAACATGCAGGACCCGGAAGTTTCCGTCTACCCCTATCAGATAGCGTTCAACTGCCTGCCGCACATCGACGTGTTCCTTGACAACGACTACACCAAGGAAGAAATGAAGATGGTGCACGAGACCGTGAAGATCATGGGCGACCCCAATATCAAGGTCACGGCGACCACCGTGCGCGTGCCCGTGTTTTACGGGCATTCCGAATCGGTGAACATCGAGACGGAAAAGAAGCTCACGGCCAAGGAAGCCCGCGTGATCCTGGCCCGCGCGCCCGGCGTGAAGGTGCTCGACAACCCCAAGGAAAAGATCTACCCCCTGGCGCTCGATGCCGCCGGGGAAGACGAGGTTTTCGTGGGCCGCATCCGCGAGGATGAATCCATCGCCAACGGCCTCAACATGTGGGTGGTCGCGGACAACATCCGCAAGGGCGCGGCGCTCAACGCCGTGCAGATCGCCGAGGTGCTCGTGCAGAAAAACCTGCTGACCGTGAAAGACCGGAACCTGTTCCTTTAG
- a CDS encoding hypothetical protein (Evidence 5 : No homology to any previously reported sequences) — MSEYAFLAKHLTGDLLLGSHGKCPARWRDLNPHEEYGNERERRCSCRCRRHGRRGP, encoded by the coding sequence TTGTCTGAATATGCATTTTTAGCAAAACATCTAACTGGAGACCTTCTTTTGGGTTCGCACGGGAAGTGCCCCGCCCGCTGGAGGGATCTGAATCCCCACGAGGAGTATGGAAATGAGCGCGAGAGACGTTGTAGTTGCCGTTGCCGGCGCCACGGGCGCCGTGGGCCGTGA
- the rpsA gene encoding 30S ribosomal protein S1, with protein MATSMEHEGDLNFASALENYLSSDFGDLEEGSIVKGEIVRVDDDHILVDVNFKSEGQIPAAEFRDPSGKIAVKEGDQVDVFVVSKNEMEGSIVLSYEKAKRMQLFDQLEDIQDKNSTCKGRILRRIKGGYTVDLGGVEAFLPGSHVDLRPVPDMDALVNQEFEFRVLKTNRRRSNVIVSRRVLLEEERDSKRAGLLDTLGEEQVVTGRVKNITEYGVFVDLGGLDGLLHITDMSWKRIRHPKELVSMGQELELKVLSFDRENHKVSLGLKQLVSDPWQDITDNFPVGARFSGKITNLVDYGAFVELKSGVEGLVHISEMSWTRKLRHPSQMVHVGDEVDVVVLAVDQDKKRISLGMKQVKPNPWVIVAERYPEGTILEGAIKNITEFGMFIGIEDGIDGLIHVSDISWTKKIRHPSEAYQVGDIVQAKVLVVDQENEKFTLGVKQLAEDPWSYVPSKYPVGALIDGLVTNITDFGLFVEVEEGIEGLIHVSEISSKKIKTPAEMFKEGVTIQAKVIHVSAEERRLGLSIRQLKEDEEKKKPKEFRTSGDSAGGQSLGDLIKQKLEEESAADQAE; from the coding sequence ATGGCAACAAGTATGGAACATGAGGGAGACCTCAACTTTGCAAGCGCGCTTGAAAACTATCTGAGCTCGGATTTTGGCGATCTGGAAGAAGGCTCCATAGTCAAGGGCGAAATCGTCCGCGTGGACGACGACCACATTCTGGTTGACGTGAACTTCAAGTCCGAAGGGCAGATCCCCGCTGCCGAATTCCGCGACCCCTCCGGGAAAATCGCGGTCAAGGAAGGGGACCAGGTGGATGTGTTCGTCGTCAGCAAAAACGAGATGGAAGGGTCCATTGTCCTTTCCTATGAAAAAGCCAAGCGCATGCAGCTTTTTGATCAACTGGAAGACATTCAGGACAAAAACAGCACTTGCAAGGGCAGAATTTTGCGCCGTATCAAGGGCGGCTACACGGTTGATCTCGGCGGGGTCGAGGCGTTTTTGCCCGGTTCCCACGTGGATCTGCGGCCCGTGCCCGATATGGACGCCCTGGTGAACCAGGAGTTTGAATTCCGGGTTCTCAAGACCAACCGCCGGCGGAGCAATGTCATCGTCTCCCGCCGCGTTCTGCTCGAGGAAGAGCGCGACTCCAAGCGCGCCGGTCTCCTCGATACCCTCGGCGAAGAACAGGTCGTCACCGGCCGCGTCAAGAACATCACCGAATACGGCGTGTTCGTGGACCTCGGCGGGCTGGACGGCCTTTTGCATATCACGGACATGTCCTGGAAGCGCATCCGCCATCCCAAGGAACTCGTTTCCATGGGCCAGGAACTGGAACTCAAGGTCCTTTCCTTTGACCGCGAAAACCACAAAGTTTCCCTCGGCCTCAAGCAGCTCGTTTCCGACCCCTGGCAGGACATCACGGACAACTTCCCGGTGGGCGCCCGTTTCTCCGGCAAGATCACCAACCTCGTGGATTACGGCGCCTTCGTGGAACTGAAGTCCGGCGTGGAAGGCCTTGTGCACATTTCCGAAATGTCCTGGACCCGCAAACTCCGCCACCCCTCCCAGATGGTGCACGTGGGTGACGAGGTCGACGTGGTCGTGCTGGCCGTCGATCAGGATAAAAAGCGCATTTCCCTCGGCATGAAGCAGGTCAAGCCCAATCCCTGGGTGATCGTGGCCGAGCGCTACCCCGAAGGCACCATCCTGGAAGGCGCCATCAAGAACATCACCGAATTCGGCATGTTCATCGGCATTGAAGACGGCATCGACGGCCTTATCCACGTGTCCGACATCAGCTGGACCAAGAAAATCCGCCATCCGTCCGAAGCCTATCAGGTGGGCGACATCGTGCAGGCCAAAGTGCTCGTGGTCGATCAGGAGAACGAAAAGTTCACCCTGGGCGTCAAGCAGCTGGCCGAAGACCCCTGGTCCTACGTTCCCTCCAAATACCCGGTGGGCGCTCTCATCGACGGCCTAGTGACCAACATCACCGATTTCGGCCTGTTCGTGGAAGTGGAAGAGGGCATTGAAGGCCTGATCCACGTCTCCGAAATCAGCAGTAAAAAGATCAAGACCCCGGCGGAAATGTTCAAGGAAGGCGTGACCATCCAGGCCAAGGTCATCCATGTCTCCGCGGAAGAGCGGCGGCTGGGCCTTTCCATCCGTCAGTTGAAAGAAGACGAAGAGAAAAAGAAACCTAAAGAGTTCCGCACTAGCGGCGACTCGGCGGGCGGCCAGAGTCTCGGCGACCTAATCAAGCAGAAGCTTGAGGAAGAGTCCGCCGCAGATCAGGCGGAATAA
- a CDS encoding hypothetical protein (Evidence 5 : No homology to any previously reported sequences), translated as MLPYPYFSNRQNFLLFITRGSSVAKKHQKNKKKDQKKTIISFTRGAVPAHFLYTVYAMCGMTGEAKVAAIIPHRRHCIPPAGI; from the coding sequence TTGTTGCCATACCCATATTTCTCCAACCGACAAAATTTCCTGTTATTTATAACAAGAGGGAGTTCTGTAGCAAAGAAACACCAGAAAAACAAGAAAAAAGACCAAAAAAAAACGATCATCTCTTTTACCCGGGGTGCGGTCCCGGCGCATTTTCTGTATACGGTTTACGCGATGTGTGGTATGACCGGTGAAGCCAAGGTTGCGGCCATTATCCCGCACCGCAGGCACTGCATTCCGCCGGCCGGAATTTGA
- a CDS encoding hypothetical protein (Evidence 5 : No homology to any previously reported sequences) has product MSSTPNIPGFNVPLALRQLGNNIKLYNKLLDQFQKSYASAAQDIAENVAGGDYETAERSAHTIKGLAGSLGASTLQEVSAKLEKTCREQVQGAAFEEALSAFAKELDAAIAAIRSSMAAAEAPAAPAAPAVSANLLASQLATLAAHVDDSDAKALMLFDEIKTQIAAYDQNAAARLASAFELFDFVTAAEVIAALRSRLG; this is encoded by the coding sequence ATGAGCAGCACGCCGAACATTCCTGGATTCAACGTTCCCCTTGCCCTGCGCCAGCTCGGCAACAACATAAAATTGTACAATAAACTTCTGGACCAGTTCCAGAAGTCATACGCCTCGGCGGCGCAGGATATCGCCGAGAACGTCGCCGGAGGCGACTACGAAACCGCGGAGCGCAGCGCGCACACCATCAAGGGCCTTGCCGGAAGCCTCGGCGCATCCACCCTGCAGGAGGTTTCCGCGAAGCTGGAAAAAACCTGCCGCGAGCAAGTCCAGGGCGCCGCGTTTGAGGAAGCCCTGTCCGCCTTTGCCAAGGAACTGGACGCGGCCATTGCCGCCATCCGTTCCTCCATGGCGGCGGCGGAGGCTCCGGCCGCCCCGGCCGCCCCGGCTGTCAGCGCGAACCTGCTGGCCTCCCAGCTCGCGACCCTGGCCGCCCATGTCGACGACAGCGACGCAAAGGCGCTCATGCTGTTCGACGAGATAAAAACCCAGATCGCGGCCTATGACCAAAACGCGGCCGCCCGTCTTGCCTCCGCGTTTGAACTGTTTGACTTTGTCACCGCCGCCGAAGTCATTGCCGCGCTCCGGTCAAGGCTTGGCTGA